One part of the Pseudomonadota bacterium genome encodes these proteins:
- the smpB gene encoding SsrA-binding protein SmpB, whose translation MTQKIICNNRKAQYNFSLIEKFEAGIALRGTEVKALREGRGNMNDCYARIHGNEIFLENFHISPYSHGNIHNHEPLRPRKLLLHKHEIRSLIGKVTIKGLTLVPTKAYFSHGKVKVEIALAQGKKLHDKREDLKQKAVRRDTEREFRDR comes from the coding sequence ATGACGCAAAAAATCATCTGCAACAACCGGAAAGCCCAGTATAATTTTTCCCTGATCGAGAAATTTGAGGCCGGAATTGCTCTGAGGGGCACCGAAGTCAAAGCCCTGCGCGAAGGTCGGGGCAATATGAATGATTGCTACGCCCGCATCCATGGCAACGAGATTTTCCTGGAAAATTTCCATATCAGCCCCTACTCCCACGGCAACATTCACAATCATGAACCCCTGCGCCCCCGCAAACTCCTGCTCCATAAACATGAGATCAGAAGCCTGATCGGCAAGGTGACCATCAAAGGCCTGACCCTGGTGCCAACCAAAGCCTATTTTTCACACGGCAAGGTCAAAGTTGAAATTGCTCTGGCTCAAGGTAAAAAACTGCATGACAAACGCGAGGACCTGAAACAAAAAGCCGTCAGACGTGACACCGAGCGCGAATTTCGCGACCGCTAA